Sequence from the Nocardiopsis sp. YSL2 genome:
CCTCTGCCATGCTCATACTCGAATGCTATGCCCTAATTCGTCAGTAGCGTGGTGATCGTAACTGATCCGGCACTTCGCCAGTGATGTTCACGCTCGGGGTAGGAACGGATCCTCGTGTGAGGCTGAAGTGTGCGCCGACTGCCCCGAGCGTGGGAGCCATCCGCCGCCTCCTCCGTGCGGTCAGACCTCTACGTTGGGCGGCTCGGACACCTGCAGGATGCACATATGCGTGTTCACCGCGTAGCTGAGCCTGGAAGAGAACTGCACCGCCGCGCAGTCCTGATTCACTCCGTCGTAGCTCGAGGCGTCTCCCCCCTGCCGGTGAGGATGCAAGAGCAGCGTGCCGCCCCGTCGTCTCCGGTCACGGAGCGGATCACCGTTCGTGAGCGAGCTCAGCAGCGGGTCTCTCACTCATCGAGTGGAGCGATGTTGGCACTGCCCCGGACAGTCCTCGCTGTCCTTTCTGCTTGACCAGGCGCCCCCAACGCTCCCTCCGCCCGAACTTCGCCGCGATCTCCTTCCCACTCGGGAGATCCCCCGTTTCCCTCTGTCGTTCCAACGCCCAGCGCCAAGCCCGATCCTGAAATGGCGACAAGGCAGGCCCTTCTACGGGCCCCTCGCTCGAATCAGGCACGATCTGCAGATCGGTATCAGTGCTCCTCCCGGTCTCCGAGACCCCTGCCTCCTGAACTTCGTGTGCCGCCACTTCCGGGGCCTGCTCATCAGCTGCGTACGCACTGCGTACGCTGCGCGCGACGGTACGGAACTCGCGCATGAGCAGCTCATACGCACCAATCAGCGCGAAGGAGGGCCACGCATGAATGATCCTGGACCACATCGTGGGGTCGGCGACCGCCACGTTGGCCGCGAGCGAAGCACCCGATCCCAGGATGAGCAGGGCCCAGGGCAGTAGCCCGCCCTTGCGGCCGTGACGGGCATCGCTCAGCAATGTCATGGACGCGCCGACGATCATGCCGTCGACCGAGAGCGGGAACAGGGCCGCACGCCACTCGGGTTCGCCGTGGCGCAAAGCGAGTTCGTACATGTGCGAGTAGGACACCACCGCTGCGATCATCGCCAGCAGCAGCACGGCCGCGATGGTGACCCATCGTGACCAACGGGAGGACTCCATCCCGATCACCCTTTCCTGGTGACCGAGGGACCCTCACGGTGCTGGGAACCGCCCTTCCGAGCGGCGTGGGAGGCATCCGTCTCCCACCCGGACTGGGAGATCTATGGGAGACGCGAATGTCTCACAACGGCTTCCAACGGCTGCGAAGGCCCCTCAACGGAACCCTCTGAACTGCAATAACACGGATTGAAGCAGGTCAGGCCACTGCCGCGCCTACCCCTTCCCGGTCGTGAGTTCGAGGCGGAAGCCCGGCAGGTGGAGCGTGCCCCGGCTGGTGCGTACGGTGCTGCCCCGGTCGCTGGGCACCAGGCGCACGGCGGTGCCGCCGTCGGCGCCGGTGGCCGACCCCAGGCGTCCGGCGACCACCGAGCGCGACTCCAGGGCCTTGGTGACCAGGCGGAGCAGGATGCGGGTGTCGGCCTCGTCCAGGACGCGGTCGTGCGCGCCCTCGTCGGCGAGCCGCGCGGCGGCCATGCGTTCGTCGGCGCGTTGCTGGGCCTGCCGGCGGCGCAGCGCGGACCGGGCGCCGGCGTTGCGCTTGACGGGCTTGGGCACCCCGGTGGTGGGGGCGCGGTCGCTGCGGAAGAGCGTGACGGACAGCTCCACGCCCGGCGCGTCCCACCAGGTGGTCGTGGGCGGGATCTGCTCGTCGTCCTCGTGGGCGGTGCCGAGGTGGCGGGCGGAGCGCACGTTGAACGCGGCGCCCATGAGGGCGTGGGCCGCGCCGTCGTCAGGGGTGTTGAACACCCATTCGGCGAGGTGGCGCAGCTGGGTGGAGCGGTTGACCCCGCCGCGCTGGGCCTCGGTGAGCTGGCGCAGCAGGGCGATGACGCCCGAGACCGCGGAGCGGGTGGCGGCGCCCAGCTCGGCGGCGCGGGTGGGCGCGCCGCCCTCGGAGGCGAACCAGCCGCGGACCGCCCGCCAACGGCGCCGCCAGTCCTCCACGCGTTCGCCGCGCGCCATGAACAGGCGCTCGTCCGCCTCGGCAGCGCGGGAGAGCAGGGTGGCCAGGCCGGTGCCCTCCACGTCGTGGACGGCCTTGTCCAGGCGCGGGAGGTAGCGGTCCAGTTCGGCCATGAAGTCGGACATGTGCACCAGCAGGGCGTTCTTGTGCCGCAGGAAGACCTCGGGGGAGGCCTCGGTGGAGCGCAGGATCTCGCCCAGGGTCACGTGGAACTGGGCGGAGCGCCGCCCCATGTCCTCCATGACCGAGTCCAGGCGGGAGAGGCGCCGGTAGACGCTCTCGGCCTGGCCGGTGCGGTTGGCCTCGGCCAGCGCGGTGAGGTCCTCCAGCACGTCGGAGAAGACCAGCCGGGAGAGGTTGACGTCCTCCACCCGGGCGCCCAGGACGTTCTCCACCGCCCGGTAGGCCCAGTAGCCGAGCTCGCTGAACTGGTAGACCGACTGGCGGTTGCGGTAGCTGGCCAGGTCGCCCGCCCGTGAGGCGTCGTCGAAGCGGTGGACGACGCCGTCGGCGCTGAGCTCGTCCAGGCGGTGGCGCAGGCCGTGCGCGGGCGCGGGCGCCTCGGGGTGGCTCGCGGCGAGTTCGCGCAGCGCCGTGGCGACGTCCTCGGCCCCGGCCTGGACCTGGTGGACCTCGCGCAGCCGGTCCAGCGCGCGCAGGATCCACAGGTAGGTGATGTGATCGTCGCGGCGGGTGAAGTTGAACAGCTGGAAGCGGTCGCTGACCGCGAGCGCGTCCAGATCCAGAGCCCTGCGCTCGGCCAACGTCATCCCCTCTCCCCGTGCACGCCCCCACGCGCCGACGCCGTTCGGCGACGCAACGACATTATGACAGCGTGGCGACGTGCCGGTTCACGCGTCGGCGAGGGCTGTGGACGACGGGTCCGCGGGGCCGGTCAGAAGGTGCCGCCGGGCCATTCCGAGAGCACGGAGCCGGGGTCGGGGACGGTGAGGTCGACCTCGTCGTCGAGGCTGCGGAAGGTGTAGTCGAGGTTCCAGTACCCGACGTCGAGGGGCTCTCCGGTGTTCGGGGTCTCCACCAGGAGGCTGAGCGGCGCGCGGTCCTCGCCGACGATGAGGACGAACGAGGTCGGGCCGCCCGCGGGGTCGGTGTAGGTGCCCTCCAGCCGGGTGCCGGGGACGGCCGGGCCCGTCTCGGGCTCGGTGTAGGCCGGGTCGTAGATCTGCCAGTGCTCGAGGACCGGCGCGAACTCGGTCGGCTGCTCGTCGGTGACCCGGCCCGTCTCGGCGATCGCCGTCAGGGGCTCCGCCACGGCCTGGGGGGTGTAGTCGGCCGGGTCGTACCCGGTGCTGTCGGAGACGTCGACCCACTCGCCGGCCGGTCCGGCCGAGACGATCACGCGGTCGTCGACGAACATGCTCTCGGAGTACTCCGAGGCGTAGGTCCCGACCCGGCGCTGCATGACGTCGTCGCCGTAGGTGAAGTGGTCGAACCAGACCCGGTTGCCCGTCGCCCCGATCGGGTCCGCGGGCGGCTCCTGCGGCGGCCCGGACCCGTCCCCGGGATACTGGTGGATCGACACCTCGAAACTGTCGGCGTCCAGGAAGACCTCCGCGGACGCGGCGGCCAGGTCGATGCCGGTCGGCTCGGGTTCGGGTTCCTCGGGAGTCGTGGGCTGCTCGGCGGCCGGGGGAACGACGGCGTTCGGTTCCTCCTGCGCCAGGCTCCTGAACAGCAGGTATCCGCCTCCGGCGACCACTCCGGCGGCGATGACCCCGACGGTCGCCAGGACGGCGATCCGGGTTGCGGAGAGGGTCGCCGCACCGTCCGCGGCGGGGGCGGCGGTCGCCCCGGGAGCGTCCGCCGCGCCCGGGGCGGACTCGAACACCGCGTTGACGGCGTGGCCGGAGAACCCGCCGTCCGAGGGCACTCCCGCGGGGGCGCCCGGACGTGCCGTGCCGGCGCCGGGCGAGGGCATCGCGGTGTCGGCGGCGGGCGGAGCGAAGGCCCCTCCCGGGGAGCCGGGGGCGGGCGGGTCCGGTGCGGGGGAGGTGTCGGCGCCCGTCGGCACGGCGGCGCCGGTTCCGGCCGGCGCGCGGCCGCCGACGGGTGCTCCCACGGCCGGGGTGGCGGGCCCGGGCGTGGCGGCGACGGCGGAACCCCGGTCCGGGGCGGCCTGGTCCGTACGCTCCCGCGGAGCCGACGCGGTGCGCGCCGCCGCGCTCCACAGGCCCGGGTCGTGCCAGGAGGTGTCCACGCTCGGCCAGTGCTCGCCGATCAGTGCCCACAGGCGGTCGGACCACTCGCGGGCGGGGACGTCCTCGCCGATGCCCAGGAGCAGCAGGAGTTCGAGGTAGACCTCCTCCGTCTCGGGCCGCGCGGCCGGATCGGGCGACAGGGCCCGCTGGACGAGGGGTTCGAGCCCTTCGGGAAGCTGCCCGGGGCGGGCGGGGGTGCGTCCGGCGCTGAACAGCACGAGCCTGCCCCAAGCCGAGGTGTCGCCGCGGGCCCCGGC
This genomic interval carries:
- a CDS encoding DUF2637 domain-containing protein yields the protein MESSRWSRWVTIAAVLLLAMIAAVVSYSHMYELALRHGEPEWRAALFPLSVDGMIVGASMTLLSDARHGRKGGLLPWALLILGSGASLAANVAVADPTMWSRIIHAWPSFALIGAYELLMREFRTVARSVRSAYAADEQAPEVAAHEVQEAGVSETGRSTDTDLQIVPDSSEGPVEGPALSPFQDRAWRWALERQRETGDLPSGKEIAAKFGRRERWGRLVKQKGQRGLSGAVPTSLHSMSERPAAELAHER
- a CDS encoding TIGR02677 family protein; amino-acid sequence: MAERRALDLDALAVSDRFQLFNFTRRDDHITYLWILRALDRLREVHQVQAGAEDVATALRELAASHPEAPAPAHGLRHRLDELSADGVVHRFDDASRAGDLASYRNRQSVYQFSELGYWAYRAVENVLGARVEDVNLSRLVFSDVLEDLTALAEANRTGQAESVYRRLSRLDSVMEDMGRRSAQFHVTLGEILRSTEASPEVFLRHKNALLVHMSDFMAELDRYLPRLDKAVHDVEGTGLATLLSRAAEADERLFMARGERVEDWRRRWRAVRGWFASEGGAPTRAAELGAATRSAVSGVIALLRQLTEAQRGGVNRSTQLRHLAEWVFNTPDDGAAHALMGAAFNVRSARHLGTAHEDDEQIPPTTTWWDAPGVELSVTLFRSDRAPTTGVPKPVKRNAGARSALRRRQAQQRADERMAAARLADEGAHDRVLDEADTRILLRLVTKALESRSVVAGRLGSATGADGGTAVRLVPSDRGSTVRTSRGTLHLPGFRLELTTGKG